Proteins found in one Microbacterium sp. LWS13-1.2 genomic segment:
- a CDS encoding gamma-glutamyltransferase: MRFTTRPELVGTFGMVASTHWLVAAAGMAVLEEGGNAFDAAAAAGLLLHVVEPHLNGLGGDTPIIGFDVASQKPWVLCGQGPAPEAATGAAFAALGLDVIPGTGHLAAVVPGSFGAWMSMIERHGTLPLERITRFAIEYARNGHPLIPDAVAAIESVTDLFADHWTSSAEVYLRSDQSIAAGARFRNPQLADTLERIVTEASQGGGTREAVIARARDVFYRGFVAERIDAFMRQPVRDVTGEDHTGLLTGDDLARWEPTWEAPVTIDFAGVTVAKTGAWGQGPVLLQQLAMLAHQDVGEAGSAQMVHTVAETAKLAFADREAYYGDPDFVDVPLHDLLSDSYARERAALVTSRASSELRPGSPGGRTPRLSPEIFREREYAGAGTGEPTLRSLGTVRGDTCHLDVVDRWGNVVAATPSGGWLQSSPVVPGLGFSLPTRAQMFWLEPDLPNSIAPRKRPRTTLSPGMLLRDGVPILAFGTPGGDQQDQWTVPFLLNLLVHKMNLQEAIDAATWHSTHMPSSFFPRSFSPLGLVAEGSLGPEVLNDLRERGHRLLEAEPWTLGRISAAGIRADGMLIAGANARGMQGYAAGR, translated from the coding sequence ATGCGATTCACCACTCGTCCCGAACTTGTCGGCACCTTCGGGATGGTTGCCTCCACCCACTGGCTTGTGGCGGCGGCGGGGATGGCCGTGCTCGAAGAAGGGGGGAACGCTTTCGACGCCGCCGCGGCCGCAGGGCTGCTTCTGCACGTGGTCGAGCCGCACCTGAACGGGCTGGGCGGGGACACACCCATCATCGGTTTCGATGTCGCGTCTCAGAAGCCGTGGGTGCTGTGTGGACAGGGCCCGGCGCCCGAGGCCGCGACCGGCGCTGCATTCGCGGCGCTGGGGCTGGACGTCATCCCCGGGACCGGACATCTCGCCGCCGTCGTCCCGGGCTCGTTCGGTGCGTGGATGAGCATGATCGAGCGGCACGGCACACTGCCACTCGAGCGCATCACCCGGTTCGCCATAGAGTACGCGCGCAACGGCCATCCGCTGATCCCCGACGCTGTCGCGGCGATCGAATCTGTGACCGACCTGTTCGCCGATCACTGGACATCCTCCGCGGAGGTGTATCTCCGTTCGGATCAATCCATCGCCGCGGGAGCGCGCTTCCGCAATCCTCAGCTTGCCGACACGCTCGAACGTATTGTGACCGAGGCCAGTCAGGGCGGTGGAACTCGCGAAGCCGTCATCGCTCGCGCGCGAGACGTCTTCTACCGTGGCTTCGTCGCGGAGCGAATCGATGCCTTCATGCGGCAACCCGTCCGGGACGTGACGGGGGAAGATCACACCGGCCTCCTCACCGGCGACGACCTCGCACGCTGGGAGCCCACCTGGGAGGCTCCGGTGACGATCGATTTCGCCGGTGTCACCGTCGCGAAGACGGGGGCTTGGGGGCAGGGCCCCGTCCTGTTGCAGCAGCTCGCCATGCTCGCGCACCAGGATGTCGGCGAAGCAGGGTCGGCGCAGATGGTCCACACCGTCGCGGAAACGGCGAAGCTCGCGTTCGCGGACCGGGAGGCGTACTACGGCGATCCCGACTTCGTCGACGTACCCCTGCACGACCTGTTGTCGGACTCGTACGCGCGCGAGCGCGCGGCGCTGGTCACGTCGCGGGCCTCGAGCGAGCTGCGTCCCGGCTCTCCGGGTGGACGAACGCCACGCCTCTCCCCCGAGATCTTCCGCGAGCGAGAGTACGCCGGCGCGGGAACCGGCGAACCGACGTTGCGGAGTCTGGGCACGGTTCGCGGAGACACCTGCCACCTGGACGTCGTGGACCGTTGGGGGAATGTTGTCGCGGCCACACCGAGTGGCGGATGGCTGCAGAGCTCCCCCGTGGTCCCGGGCCTCGGCTTCTCCCTCCCGACCAGAGCGCAGATGTTCTGGCTCGAGCCCGACCTGCCTAATTCGATCGCGCCACGCAAGCGTCCTCGTACCACGCTGAGCCCCGGGATGCTTCTGCGTGATGGCGTTCCCATCCTCGCCTTCGGCACTCCCGGTGGCGACCAGCAGGATCAGTGGACCGTTCCGTTCCTGCTGAACCTGCTGGTGCACAAGATGAACCTGCAAGAGGCCATCGACGCAGCCACGTGGCATTCGACTCACATGCCGTCCTCGTTCTTCCCGCGTAGCTTCTCCCCTCTCGGACTCGTGGCCGAGGGGTCGCTGGGCCCCGAGGTCCTGAATGACCTCCGCGAGCGCGGACACCGTCTTCTCGAGGCGGAGCCGTGGACGCTCGGACGGATCAGCGCGGCCGGAATCCGCGCGGACGGGATGCTGATCGCCGGAGCGAACGCACGAGGCATGCAGGGGTACGCGGCCGGACGCTGA